The following coding sequences lie in one Nodularia sp. LEGE 06071 genomic window:
- the msrA gene encoding peptide-methionine (S)-S-oxide reductase MsrA: MEKATFGAGCFWGVEAAFRKVEGVKSTSVGYMGGHFPNPCYLDVLSRITGHAEVVQVEYDPESVSYDDLLAVFWNIHDPTTLNRQGADKGEQYRSVIFCHNAQQSERAQQSKAKLQMSGKFEQNIVTQIKPASEYYLATAEHQQYFEKKGLR, translated from the coding sequence ATGGAAAAAGCAACCTTTGGTGCTGGCTGTTTTTGGGGAGTTGAGGCAGCATTTCGCAAGGTGGAGGGAGTAAAATCAACCTCAGTAGGTTACATGGGTGGACATTTTCCTAACCCGTGTTATTTAGATGTCTTATCGAGAATTACAGGTCATGCGGAAGTCGTGCAGGTGGAGTATGACCCAGAATCTGTAAGTTATGATGATTTGTTGGCGGTTTTTTGGAATATCCATGACCCGACGACTCTCAACCGCCAAGGCGCAGATAAAGGAGAACAATACAGGTCTGTGATATTTTGCCACAACGCGCAGCAGTCAGAAAGAGCGCAGCAATCAAAGGCTAAACTTCAGATGTCGGGAAAATTTGAGCAAAATATTGTCACCCAAATTAAACCTGCGAGTGAATATTATTTAGCCACAGCAGAACATCAGCAGTATTTTGAGAAGAAGGGGCTACGTTAA